Proteins from a single region of Abyssalbus ytuae:
- a CDS encoding DUF4998 domain-containing protein: MKIIFYTRSNISLLFFIAFIGIYIISCDKMEDNYQQYIEEGEILYIPKPLNLVGRTGNHRIQLEWEVTSNKKVDEWIITYDDVTVTFPNNKAEGTDKKYIIEDIAEGNYIFSVWGFNKEGNESIKEIVAMSVYGENFRETLNPRGINSFYFFDNNGRINFRGSSNLARSTEVKYYNTSGVEVTEVMNSDEFDILLPGLDLDKEIKYRTLYVPTPAVEDKEGSETILVETSIDEFPSDWKVVETEPVHSSTLERNDWVSIKESSQAYEGWNIERMWDGNIDTAWHTPWDGTAYPHSFIIDIGKKRLLYGFEIARKWDWRVPTKTSFEISLDNETWTRLGIYDNPDPDSDAPQIFTFASPVQARYFRVTFLEGTGSEAVIREFYVKGI; this comes from the coding sequence TATACATTATTTCATGCGATAAAATGGAAGATAATTATCAGCAGTATATAGAAGAGGGAGAAATTTTGTACATACCCAAACCTTTAAATTTAGTTGGTAGGACGGGGAATCACAGGATACAATTAGAATGGGAAGTTACAAGTAACAAAAAAGTAGATGAATGGATAATTACTTATGATGATGTAACTGTTACATTTCCTAATAATAAAGCAGAAGGAACCGATAAAAAATATATAATAGAGGATATTGCAGAAGGAAATTATATTTTTTCAGTTTGGGGATTTAATAAAGAAGGAAATGAATCCATTAAAGAAATTGTAGCAATGTCAGTGTATGGGGAGAATTTTAGGGAAACTCTAAACCCCAGGGGTATCAACTCTTTTTATTTTTTTGATAATAATGGGAGGATTAATTTTAGAGGGAGTTCAAATCTTGCCAGAAGCACCGAGGTTAAGTATTATAATACCTCCGGTGTTGAGGTGACTGAGGTTATGAATAGCGATGAATTTGATATTTTATTACCAGGTCTGGACTTGGATAAGGAAATAAAATATAGAACATTATATGTGCCAACTCCGGCAGTTGAAGATAAAGAGGGGAGTGAAACTATCTTAGTAGAAACGTCAATTGATGAATTTCCTTCAGATTGGAAGGTTGTTGAAACAGAACCGGTTCATTCATCAACTTTAGAGAGGAATGATTGGGTTTCAATAAAAGAGTCTTCACAGGCATATGAAGGATGGAATATTGAAAGAATGTGGGACGGTAATATTGACACTGCGTGGCACACCCCATGGGATGGCACCGCTTATCCGCATTCTTTCATCATTGATATAGGAAAGAAAAGACTGTTATACGGATTTGAAATAGCCAGGAAATGGGATTGGAGGGTGCCTACCAAAACCAGTTTCGAAATAAGCTTGGATAATGAGACATGGACCCGTTTGGGCATTTATGACAACCCTGACCCAGATAGTGATGCTCCCCAGATTTTTACATTCGCATCACCGGTACAGGCAAGATATTTCAGGGTTACTTTTTTAGAAGGAACAGGATCTGAAGCAGTGATCAGGGAATTTTATGTTAAGGGTATATAA